GCCACCCGGGGGTGAGTGCCACGGCGGTGGCTCCGCGCGGGCCCAGTTCCTGACCCAGGGCGAACGCCGCGCGCAGCACCGACCACTTGGCGAGGTCGTAGAAGTAGGAGTTGCGGTAGGTGTTCCGGTTGTACTCGGCGGTGCCATCGGTCATCTCGACGACCAGGCCGCCGGGATGGCGCAGCAGCAGGGGAAGCGCGTGGTGGTTGGTGATCGCGTGAGTCTCCACAGCGAGGCGCAGCAGCCGCAGGCCGTTGTCCAGGTTGTGCTCCCAGACCGGGCTGTCCCACTCGAAGAGCTTTTCGCCGCCCCAGATGTCGTTGACCAGGACGTCGAGACGGCCCTGTTCGTCCGCGATGCGGGCGACCAAGACCTCCACCTCGGACGGGACGAGGTGGTCGGTGGGGACGGCGATGCCCCGGCCGCCCGCCGCCGTGACCAGGTCCGCGGTGTCCTCGACGGTCTCCGGGCGGTCGTACTCCGAGCGCCGCTCGCGGGTGCTGCGCCCGGTCACGTAGACGGTGGCACCGGCCGCGCCGAGCTCGACGGCGATGCCGCGCCCCGCTCCGCGCGTCGCCCCGGCGACCAGCGCGACCTTGCCCCGCAGCGAGCCCGGCGACGTACCGCCCCGCATGCCTTCCTGGGCGCCAGCCCGCACGCCTTCCCGCGGCCCTGACATGTCCGACCTCCGTACGCGTAGTGCTCACGGGCTGCCTTCGCCCATGTGTCCCCACGAGCGTGCCCCGGAAGCCGGACATCTTCTGTCAGGTTTCTGCACGCAGTTCCGTCGTGTCAGTGCCCCCGCGCGATCCATTCCTCCAGATGCGGTGCCTCGGCGCCGATCGTGGTCGACTCCCCGTGGCCCGTACGGACGACCGTGTCGGGCGGAAGGACCAGCAGGCGTTCGCGGATCGAATCGATGATCGTCGGGAAGTGGGAGTAGGAGCGCCCGGTGGCTCCCGGGCCGCCCTTGAAGAGCGTGTCGCCGGTGAAGACGGTGCCCAGGCCGGGGTCGTACAGGCAGACCGCGCCGAAGGCGTGGCCCGGGGTGTGCAGGACGGTCAGGTCGGCGCCGGCCGCCTCGATGACCAGGCCGTCCTCCAGCCAGGCGTCGGGGAGGCGGTCGGGGTGGGTCTGTTTCCACAGCGGCAGGTCGTCGGGGTGCAGCCAGATCGTGGCGCCGGTGCGCTCGGCGAGGGCGGGGGCGGCGTCGATGTGGTCGTTGTGGGCGTGGGTGCAGACGATGGCGAGGAGCCGCCGGTCGCCGACCGCCTCCGCGATGGCGTCCGCGTCGTGGGCGGCGTCGATGACGATGGCCTCGTGGTCGTCGCCGACGATCCAGACGTTGTTCTCGACGTCCCAGGTGCCGCCGTCGAGCGAGAACGTTCCCGCGGTGACGAGGCGTTCGATGCGGGTGGTCATCACAGCACCACCACCGAGCGCAGGACGTCGCCGTGCCGCATCCGCTCGAAGGCCGCCTCCACCTCGTCCAGGCCGATCGTCTCGGAAACGAACGCGCCCAGGTCGAGGCGTCCCTGGAGGTGCAGGTCGATCAGCATCGGGAAGTCGCGGGAGGGCAGGCAGTCGCCGTACCAGGACGACTTGAGGGCGCCGCCGCGTCCGAAGACGTCGAGCAGCGGCAGGTCGAGCTTCATCTCCGGGGTGGGTACGCCGACGAGGACGACGGTGCCGGCGAGGTCACGGGCGTAGAAGGCCTGCTCGTACGTGTCCGGGCGGCCGACGGCCTCGATGACGACGTCGGCTCCGAAGCCGCCGGTGAGTTCGCGGATGGCCTCGACGGGGTCGGTCTCCCGGGAGTTGACGGTGTGGGTGGCGCCCAGCTTCTCGGCCGTCGTGAGCTTCCGGTCGTCGATGTCCACGGCGATGATCTTCGCCGCGCCCGCGAGACGGGATCCGGCGATCGCCGCGTCGCCGACGCCTCCGCAGCCGATGACCGCGACCGAGTCGCCCCGGCCGACGTTGCCGGTGTTGATGGCGGCCCCGAGTCCGGCCATCACGCCGCAGCCGAGGAGTCCTGCCACCGCCGGGGAGACGGCCGGGTCGACCTTGGTGCACTGTCCGGCGGCGACGAGCGTCTTCTCGGCGAAGGCGCCGATGCCGAGGGCCGGGGACAGCTCCGTGCCGTCCGTGAGCGTCATCTTCTGCCGCGCGTTGTGCGTGTTGAAGCAGTACCAGGGGCGACCGCGCAGACAGGCCCGGCACTGTCCGCACACCGCACGCCAGTTGAGGACGACGAAGTCGCCGGGCACGATGTCCTGGACGCCCTCGCCGACCGACTCCACGATCCCCGCCGCCTCGTGACCGAGCAGGAACGGGAAGTCGTCGCTGATGCCGCCCTCTTTGTAGTGCAGGTCGGTGTGGCAAACTCCGCACGCCTGGACCTGCACCACGGCCTCTCCCGGCCCCGGATCCGGCACGACGACGGTCTCGATGCGCACCGGCTCGTTCTTGCCCGGTGCGATCACGCCGCGTACATCCTGCGCCATGTGATGAGCCCTTTCCGTAGGTCGACGTTCCGTCAGCCGACCCTACGGCGTGACCGACCGGTAGCAGGCGAGGTGGCGCTGGCCGCCGCGCTCCCGTCACCACCACCCGCGGCACGGCGGCGCCGCCGGCCGAGCTGCCGCACAGCCGGCCACGGGCCGCCGGCCTCGACGCGCCCCTGGCCCCGGCCCGCTTGAGCGCGGCCTTGGCCCCGGCCCGCCGGCCTCGGGGCGGCCTTGGCCACGCTCACCGGCCGCCGGCACCTGACGTACCTCGAACTCGGCCCAGGCTACGGCCAGGTGACCGATTCCCGGTCGGCGTCCTCCCCGACGTAGCCTGAACGCCCCGTACCGACCCCCGCAAGGAGCGCCGTGAGCATCCCCCGGACCGAGCCCGACCCGCCCGCGTGGCGCCTGCTGCTCGGGTATGTACGACCGCACCGATGGGCGCTGCTCGCGGGCGCGTTGCTGGCGCTCGCGACCGGGGCCACCGGTCTCGTGCTGCCGCTGGTGGCGCGCGGGCTCATCGAGGACCTGGCGCACGACCGGCCCATCGGACGGGCACTGCTCGCCATGGCGGCACTCGTGGTCGCCAACGCGGCCGTGGGGGCGCTGGGTTCGTATGTCCTGCGACGCACCGCCGAGTCGGTGGTGCTCGGCGCGCGGCGCGCCCTGTCGTCATATCTGCTGCGGCTGCGCATACCCGCCGTGGACCGCAGCGAACCGGGCGACCTGATGGCCCGGATCACCTCCGACACGACCCTGTTGCGCGAGGTCACGACCGACTCCCTCGTCGGCATCGGCACCGGCGGACTGACCCTCGTCGCGACGGTGGTGATGATGGGCCTGGTCGACGTGACGCTGCTCGGTGTCACGCTGGGGGTGATCCTCTGCGCGGGCACGGTGCTCGGCGTGATCGTGCCCCGCATCAACCGGGCGAGCAAGCAGGCGCAGGACGCCGTCGGCGTGATGGGCGCCTCCCTAGAACGGATCCTCGGCGCGCTGCGCACCGTCAAGGCGTCCGGCGCCGAGCACCGTGAGGAGCAGACCATCCACGCGGCGGCCGAGGAGTCGTGGCGGCAGAGCGTACGGGCCGCAAAGTGGTCGGCGGCCGCGGGCAATACGGCCGGTCTGGCGATGCAGATCGCGTTCATCACGGTGCTCGCGGTGGGCGGTGCGCGGGTCGCGACCGGCGCCATCGGCGTGGGCACGCTGGTCGCCTTCCTCCTCTACGTCTTCTATCTGATGTCGCCGATCCAGCAGGTGGTCGGCGCGATCACGCAGTACCAGACCGGTGCCGCCGCACTCGCGCGGATCCAGGAGGCGCTGCGGCTGCCGGCCGAACCGGTGGCCCTGCCCGCGCCGTTGCCGTCCGGGGGCGCCGAACCGGCCGCGCTCGCCTTCGACGACGTCCGCTTCCGGTACGCCGACGACCTTCCGTACGTCCACCATGGTGTGACCTTCGCCGTTCCGGCCCGCGGTATGACCGCGTTCGTCGGTCCTTCCGGCGCGGGCAAGACCACCGTCTTCTCGCTCATCGAGCGGTTCTACGACCCCGAGGAGGGCGTGATCACGCTCGACGGCCTTGCGCTGGAGCAGTGGGATCTGCCCCAGCTCCGTTCCGCCATCGGCTATGTGGAGCAGGACGCGCCGGTCCTGTCGGGCTCTCTGCGCGACAATCTGCTGCTCGGCAATCCGGAGGCCGACGACGCCGACCTCACGCGCGTACTGAAGACGACCCGCCTGGACGGGCTGGTCGCGCGGCTGCCGCGCGGCCTGGACACCCTCGTCGGCCACCGCGGCACCAAGCTGTCCGGCGGCGAGCGCCAACGCGTCGCCATCGGCCGCGCCCTGCTGCGCCGGCCCCGCCTGCTGCTCCTGGACGAGGCGACGTCGCAGCTCGACGCCGTCAATGAGGCGGCGTTGCGCGACACGGTCGCCGATGTCGCCCGGACGACCACGGTCCTGGTGGTCGCGCACCGGCTGTCCACCGTCACGATGGCCGACCGCATCGTCGTCATGGACGCGGGCCGCATCCGCGCCGTCGGCACGCACCGCGAACTCGTCGCCTCGGATCCCCTCTACGCCGAACTGGCCGCCACCCAGTTCCTCGCGACCGCCGGCTAGCCCTCCAAAGGTGCCGCCGGTCGCACGGCCACGGCGGCGGTCTTCTCGCCCTCGTGCAGGAGACCGCCGGCGCCCGCCTCCGCGAACACGTTGTAGGGACCATTGACACCCGCGCGTGCCGCTCTGACGCAAAACAGTGGATAAAACTTCACTCAGCGAACGAGCGAGCCGCTCGGCCCTCTGGTTCGTGCTCACCGCGGCCGGGGCACTGCTGCTCAAGGCACATCTCCCGCTGGGCGTGACGTACGCCGTCGTCGCGATCACGGGAGTCTGGCTGTTCAGCGCGCAGGTGATGGTGTACGCCACCGCCAACACGGTCTACCGCGAAAGTGAGCGCGCTGCCGGGCTCGGCCTCGTCACCGGGGTCGGCCGCACCGGCGCCGTCGTCGGGCCCTGGCTGATCGGCTCGCTCGCCGCGAACGGCCACCAGAACTGGGGCTTCACCACATTCGCCCTGACCGGGCTGCTCGGCGCGGTGGCGATCGCGCTCATACCGCTGGCCCGGCGCACGAGCCGGCGGCAGCGAGCCGCCACGTCGGGCCTCGTCGCCGCGGAGGCGTGAACGACGGCGGGGCGTGAACGACGGCGAGCCCCGGCAGAACGTCCATGTTCTGCCGCGGCTCGCCATGACCGAACGGTGTCGTCGTACCCGAAGGACGTCGCGCCCGAGCGGTGTCGCGCCGACCTACTCGATGCCCGACAGGAGCCCGGTGACGGGGGCGGCCAGATCGGTCACCTGGTGCAACTCGTTGAGGTCGTTCAGACGGTTGAGACCGGCCAGCTGCTCGGAGGGCCGCGGGATTTGACCCCGGTGCTCGGCGGGAATGTCACTCACCGCGAGCGAGTCGAGCTCGGCGATCGGGTTCAGCTTCCCCGGGTCCCGGGCCTCGGAGCCGGCCGCGATCGCCAGCGGCGCGGCGAGGCCCGTGACACCGACGGCGAGACCAACGGCGGCGACCATACGTCGTGTTGAGATCATGCTTTCAGCAACGCCCCCGGGGACGGGCGGACACGGCCGTGCCGCGTCGCTCACCCGAGAGGCTCATCGGGCGGTTGCGCTTGCCGTGGACCGTGCGGCGGAGGAGTCTCGGAGGTGAGGCCCTTCGCGGTCCACTCCTCGCTGGTCCGCGGCCTTCCAAGGAGGTCACTATGGGCACCGCGGCAGGCCCCGCCTTCGACACCGAAACGCTGCGCCGGGGCATTGAAGGACACAATGCGGCAGATCTGCTGTCGCTCTACGCCGACGACGCGGAACTGCGCGTCGTCGACCGCAACACCCAACCCAGCCACCCGATGATCAAACACGGTCGCGCCGAGATCGCCGAGATGCTCAACGACGTCTACAGCCGTGACATGACGCACAAGCTGGAGCAGTGCGTCATCCAGGGCGACCATGTCGCCTACACCGAGTCCTGCGAGTACCCGGACGGTGTGAAGGTACTGGCTACGTCGATGATGTCGCTGCGCGACGGCAAGATCGCCGATCAGACACTCGTGCAGGCATGGGACGAGTAGGAAGGGACTGGCCGAGGGTCCAGATCAGGTCCCATCTGACCTGGACCTTTTCGGCGAGTGCGGCGATGGGCCGGTCGCGTACCGGCCGGAGGCGGCTGCCACGCCCCATGTCCGCGGCAGCTCTGCGAGCGTCCGCCTCACTGCTGGGCTCAGTGCTGCGCGCGGCGCGTTCCCACTCTCGTCCGCCGGCACCGCGCGCCGCCCGGCGGCATCGCATCCGGCGCCGGTGAACTGGGCCCGTGGGCGCCGGTGAACTGGGCCCGTGGAGGGGCGAACCACGTCGTGCGGCGAGGACATCAAGCCGGGAGCCGTCGTCATCGATGCGGGCTACAACCCCGGGAACATCGGCGACGTCGACTTCGACACCGCCCGCGAGCGGGCAGGCCTGATCACGCCCGTGCCGGGTGGCGTCGGTCCGATGACGATCGCGGTCCTGCTGGAACAGACCGTGACCGGGGCGGAGCGCCAACTCGGCGTCTGAGAACCGCGCTTCGGGCGCTGCCGGCCTGGCGCGCGCTGCGCCCCGGCGGCGCCCGTCAGTCCACCACCTGGCCGCAGCTGACATTGGGGACCGCGCCGGTCATGGCGCCGGCGTAGTCCGATGCCATGAGCGCCGCGACGTTACCGACGTCAGCGAGCGAGGGCAGGCGTTTCAGCAACGTCATGTCCGTGAGACTGGCGATGAACTCGTCACGCGTCATCCCGGCAGCGGCCGCGTGCTTGTCCAGCACCTCCTGGATCGACTCCACCGATCCGGCCGAGCGCAGACAGATGACGCGCACCCCCTGGGGTCCGAGCTCCGCCGCCAGCGTGCGAGAAAAGCCCTCCAGCGCGGCGCAGCTGACGCCGAAGCCGCCGACGAGGGGGAAAGGTACCCGGGCGGGGGTCGCCGTGATCATCATGATCACACCCGAACCCGCCTCGATCATGTACGGTGCGACCGCCTTCGCGGTCAGGAACTGCGTTCTGGTCGCGAGGGTGACCGGGCGCGCGAAGTCGTCGTAGGACATCTCGATGAGCGGTGTCCCCTGAACTTCGTCCAGTCCGATGGCGTTGAACGAAACGTCAACTCTCCCGGCTTCCTTGACGATCCCGGCGACGCACTCGTTCACGGACTGCTCGTCGAGCGCATCGACCTGAGCCGTCGCGGCCGTTCCTCCCGCGGCGGAGATCTCCGCGGCCACGGCCTCGAGTGTGGCCCGTGTACGACCGGCGAGGAAGACCCTGGCTCCCTCCCGGGCAAAGGCACGAGCGACCGCGCCGCCAATCGCCCCACCGGCTCCGTAGATCACGGCGTTCTTGTCTGCGAGCAACATAGGCATCAGGGGTGGTCGCGCGGATGGAGCATCTGTCCCTGGAACCATCGTCCGCGCGAGCAGGCCAGATCGCACCTCGGGCCCCCGCCGCGGTTCCGGGCACCGATCGGGTGCGGCTCCTTGGTGAGCGCGGCCCGGTCCTCGGTGATCTTCGGCCGCCGCCCGCCGACCCATCAGGAGCATCCGGGAGGATCCGGGAGGATCCGTCGACGAGATGCCGCAGCATGGGTACGTAGAACGCGGGTTGGGCGTTGTCCGGGCGCGGAAAGCCATCGCGGAACGTGTTGGCTGTGCTGGTGGAATCGAGCCGCTGCGTTGACCGTTAGGCGGGGCCGTCATCGCGCTTCGCGCTCGTCCTCACACGCCGTACGGGCTGGAAGAGGACACCACCCCGCCGGCCGCAGGATCCCCAGCAGTTGCCGGACCAGTTCGTCCACCACCTCGTCGAGCGTCGCGGCCACCCAGCCCGCGCGCCAGTCATGGAGGAGGCCGTTGACGCTGCCGATGAACGCGGTCGCCGCGATCCGGTAGTCGCGCGGTGCCGCCTCCCCGTGGGCGGCCGCGGCCGCCGCCTCCGCGCAGATGAAGTCCACCCAGCGGGCACGGCGGGCGAGCCGTTGTTCCTCCAACCGGGGGCTCACACCGATGATTTCGACGAAGGTGATGCGGATGCGCCGCGGATCGCTCGTCACATTCGCGGCATACGCGCGGAAGACCGCCGTCACCCGCTCGGCGAGCGGCAGGTCCCGCGCGTCGACGAGCGCGGCAAGGGCGGCCTCCTCGGCCCAGTCGTTGACCTGGAGGTGCAGCGCGGCCAGGACGTCTTCGAGGGTGCGGAACTCCTCGTAGAACTGTCGCGTCGACAGACCCGCCGCCTCGCTGAGCGCCGCGACGGTCGTGGACCGATAGCCGGGGCTGTCGCCGAACAGCTGGAGCGCGGCGTCCAGGAAGCGGCGTCGCCGCTCGGCCTGCCGCTCTTCGGCGGACCTGCCGCCGTAGCGACCGGTCGGCGTCTTGAGCCTGCCCGCCAACTGCCCCTCCTCGCCCTGGTCGGCCGTTCGGTCAATTTTGTCGTGTACGCGGTCTTGTGGAGAAGGCCGCCCCCTCCTTACTTTTCAGTAAGTTCACTCTGAATGCGCTCGTGTTCAGATTCCTCGCCCTGTCACGGCACGCCCCCACCCCAGAGGAGAGAGCAGTCATGCCTGCCTTCAGAACCAGGCACCTTTGCTCCGTAGCCGCCGCCCTCGCCCTGACCGTCACCGCTCCCGCGACCGCCGCCACCCGTGCCGACACCTCCGCCGCCGCCCTCCGCGAGGTGCTGTTCGTGGCCAACAACTGGGACGGCACCGCGGATGTCATCAAGTCGACCGGCGACTTCGCGAAGATCGGCCGGATCGACGTCATCCCGGACAAGGACACGCGGATGGCGGAGATCAGCGCCAATCCGATCAAGTGGGCCTATTTCCTGGCCATCCGCAACAGCGTCGGCGAGGGACACGACCAGTTCGCCGACGACATGTACTCCACGCCGGACGGGAAGTCGGTGGTCGTCTCCCGTCCGAGCTTCGCCGATGTCGTCTCGATCGACCTCGCCAGCGGGCAGATCAACTGGCGTTTCCCGGTGTCCGGTTACCGTGCGGACCACATGGCGGTCTCCCCCGACGGCACCCGGGTCGCGGTCTCGGCCTCGACCGCGAACACCGTGCACGTGCTGAACATCGGCACCGGTCAGCAGCTCGGTTCGTTCGCGACCGGCGACAAGCCGCACGAGAACGTCTTCTCCAAGGACGGCAAGTACATCTGGAACATGTCCATCGGCGAGGTGAACACGGCGCTCGACGACCCGTTCTGGGACTGGACGAAGGGCGACCGGCGCATCACGGTCGCGGATGCGACGACCTACCGGCAGGTCAAGGTCATCGACATGCGGCAGCGGCTGGACGCGATCGGCCTCAAGGACCACTCGGACGCCGTCCGCCCGGCCGCGTTCTCGCCCGACGAGTCCAAGCTCTACTTCCAGGTCTCGTTCTTCAACGGCTTCTTCGAGTACGACGTCGCGACGGACAAGATCACCCGTACGAAGACCCTGCCGAAGAACCCGGCGACCGGCGACGACCGCACCACCTTCGTCAACGACTCGCGCCATCACGGCATTTCGATGAAGCCGGACGGCAGCAAGCTGTGCGTCGCGGGCACCATGGACGACTACGCGACCGTCGTCGACCGCGCCACGCTCCAGGAGGGCCCGCTCGTCACCGCCTCCAAGCCCTACTGGGCCACGGTCAGCGGCGACGGTGCCTCCTGCGTCGTGTCAGAGAGCGGCGCCGACCAGGTCACGGCCATCGACTTCGCCACGGGCCGCAAGACGGTGTCCGTGCCGGTGGGCGACCATCCGCAGCGGGTACGACTGGGCCATGTGGCGGCGGACTGGACGGGCCCGGCCTCCTGAACCCCGGCCAACTGCCGTTGTCGGGCTGGCAGATGACCGGCCCGGCTGCGGCTACCGGGTATAAGCGGGCCAGAACAAGGGGCGCCTCACCCGCCGACCCGGCGTGTCACGTTCAGCAGGTACTCCTTCCGGTTCAGCGGGTTGTGGTCGGTGCGCGGCCGCTCCGGGACCGTGCCGCCGCGCGCGACGGGCGCGTAGTGGTCGAAGGCGCTCTCCACCTCGCCCTCGCCCCGGGTCAGTCCGGGCAACTGCTGTCCCAGCCCGTGCACATGGGCTGCCGGCAGCGTGCCGTCGAGGACGCAGACGGCACCTCGCGTCTCGGTGGTCTGCGGCACGGCGCGTACCCCCGCCAGCACGGGAAGCAGGGCGCCCAGGGTGTCCACCGGGGCCTCGATCCGGAAGCGGTGCATGGGCTCGTACACCTGCGTGTCCGCCCGCCGCAGCGCCTCGATCAGGACCAGCGGGGTCACCCCGCGGAAGTCGGCCCCGGTGCTGGACATGCTCTTGTCGAAGCCCTGGTGGGCATGGCTCTGCCTCGGCGAGTAGCCGGAGTGGGTCATGGTGACCGTGCAGTCGGTGACCTGCCAGCCGTGCAGTCCCTGGCCGAGGGTCTGGCGCACGGTGTCCTCGACGGCCTTGAAGAAGGCGTACGGCATGGCACCCAGCTCGACCTCCAGCCGGAACGCCACGCCCGATCCGGCCGGCGCGGGGTCGACGCGCAGGCCGACCGTGGCGAGGAAGGGGTTCGGATCCTTCTTGTTGAACTCGACCGCCGCTCCCCTCCCGACGGGCCGCTCGATGCAGAGCGGTGTCGTCTCCCGGAACGTGACGTCCAGGCCGAAGTCGTCCGCGAGGGTGGCCTGAACGACCTCCTTCTGCACCTCGCCATAGAGGGACACGGAGATCTCCTGGCGGATCTCGTCGTGCCTGAGGCCGATCAGCGGGTCCTGTTCGGCGAGCCGGGT
This genomic interval from Streptomyces dengpaensis contains the following:
- a CDS encoding MBL fold metallo-hydrolase; translation: MTTRIERLVTAGTFSLDGGTWDVENNVWIVGDDHEAIVIDAAHDADAIAEAVGDRRLLAIVCTHAHNDHIDAAPALAERTGATIWLHPDDLPLWKQTHPDRLPDAWLEDGLVIEAAGADLTVLHTPGHAFGAVCLYDPGLGTVFTGDTLFKGGPGATGRSYSHFPTIIDSIRERLLVLPPDTVVRTGHGESTTIGAEAPHLEEWIARGH
- a CDS encoding nuclear transport factor 2 family protein, encoding MGTAAGPAFDTETLRRGIEGHNAADLLSLYADDAELRVVDRNTQPSHPMIKHGRAEIAEMLNDVYSRDMTHKLEQCVIQGDHVAYTESCEYPDGVKVLATSMMSLRDGKIADQTLVQAWDE
- a CDS encoding MFS transporter yields the protein MLTAAGALLLKAHLPLGVTYAVVAITGVWLFSAQVMVYATANTVYRESERAAGLGLVTGVGRTGAVVGPWLIGSLAANGHQNWGFTTFALTGLLGAVAIALIPLARRTSRRQRAATSGLVAAEA
- a CDS encoding SDR family oxidoreductase, whose protein sequence is MRGGTSPGSLRGKVALVAGATRGAGRGIAVELGAAGATVYVTGRSTRERRSEYDRPETVEDTADLVTAAGGRGIAVPTDHLVPSEVEVLVARIADEQGRLDVLVNDIWGGEKLFEWDSPVWEHNLDNGLRLLRLAVETHAITNHHALPLLLRHPGGLVVEMTDGTAEYNRNTYRNSYFYDLAKWSVLRAAFALGQELGPRGATAVALTPGWLRSEMMLDNFGVTEENWRDALERVPHFGISETPYYVGRAVAALAADSDVARWNGESLSSGQLAQEYGFTDRDGSRPDAWRYLVEVQDTGKPADVTGYR
- a CDS encoding S-(hydroxymethyl)mycothiol dehydrogenase; protein product: MAQDVRGVIAPGKNEPVRIETVVVPDPGPGEAVVQVQACGVCHTDLHYKEGGISDDFPFLLGHEAAGIVESVGEGVQDIVPGDFVVLNWRAVCGQCRACLRGRPWYCFNTHNARQKMTLTDGTELSPALGIGAFAEKTLVAAGQCTKVDPAVSPAVAGLLGCGVMAGLGAAINTGNVGRGDSVAVIGCGGVGDAAIAGSRLAGAAKIIAVDIDDRKLTTAEKLGATHTVNSRETDPVEAIRELTGGFGADVVIEAVGRPDTYEQAFYARDLAGTVVLVGVPTPEMKLDLPLLDVFGRGGALKSSWYGDCLPSRDFPMLIDLHLQGRLDLGAFVSETIGLDEVEAAFERMRHGDVLRSVVVL
- a CDS encoding YncE family protein: MPAFRTRHLCSVAAALALTVTAPATAATRADTSAAALREVLFVANNWDGTADVIKSTGDFAKIGRIDVIPDKDTRMAEISANPIKWAYFLAIRNSVGEGHDQFADDMYSTPDGKSVVVSRPSFADVVSIDLASGQINWRFPVSGYRADHMAVSPDGTRVAVSASTANTVHVLNIGTGQQLGSFATGDKPHENVFSKDGKYIWNMSIGEVNTALDDPFWDWTKGDRRITVADATTYRQVKVIDMRQRLDAIGLKDHSDAVRPAAFSPDESKLYFQVSFFNGFFEYDVATDKITRTKTLPKNPATGDDRTTFVNDSRHHGISMKPDGSKLCVAGTMDDYATVVDRATLQEGPLVTASKPYWATVSGDGASCVVSESGADQVTAIDFATGRKTVSVPVGDHPQRVRLGHVAADWTGPAS
- a CDS encoding SDR family NAD(P)-dependent oxidoreductase, whose amino-acid sequence is MVPGTDAPSARPPLMPMLLADKNAVIYGAGGAIGGAVARAFAREGARVFLAGRTRATLEAVAAEISAAGGTAATAQVDALDEQSVNECVAGIVKEAGRVDVSFNAIGLDEVQGTPLIEMSYDDFARPVTLATRTQFLTAKAVAPYMIEAGSGVIMMITATPARVPFPLVGGFGVSCAALEGFSRTLAAELGPQGVRVICLRSAGSVESIQEVLDKHAAAAGMTRDEFIASLTDMTLLKRLPSLADVGNVAALMASDYAGAMTGAVPNVSCGQVVD
- a CDS encoding TetR/AcrR family transcriptional regulator; the encoded protein is MAGRLKTPTGRYGGRSAEERQAERRRRFLDAALQLFGDSPGYRSTTVAALSEAAGLSTRQFYEEFRTLEDVLAALHLQVNDWAEEAALAALVDARDLPLAERVTAVFRAYAANVTSDPRRIRITFVEIIGVSPRLEEQRLARRARWVDFICAEAAAAAAHGEAAPRDYRIAATAFIGSVNGLLHDWRAGWVAATLDEVVDELVRQLLGILRPAGWCPLPARTACEDEREAR
- a CDS encoding ABC transporter ATP-binding protein, which produces MSIPRTEPDPPAWRLLLGYVRPHRWALLAGALLALATGATGLVLPLVARGLIEDLAHDRPIGRALLAMAALVVANAAVGALGSYVLRRTAESVVLGARRALSSYLLRLRIPAVDRSEPGDLMARITSDTTLLREVTTDSLVGIGTGGLTLVATVVMMGLVDVTLLGVTLGVILCAGTVLGVIVPRINRASKQAQDAVGVMGASLERILGALRTVKASGAEHREEQTIHAAAEESWRQSVRAAKWSAAAGNTAGLAMQIAFITVLAVGGARVATGAIGVGTLVAFLLYVFYLMSPIQQVVGAITQYQTGAAALARIQEALRLPAEPVALPAPLPSGGAEPAALAFDDVRFRYADDLPYVHHGVTFAVPARGMTAFVGPSGAGKTTVFSLIERFYDPEEGVITLDGLALEQWDLPQLRSAIGYVEQDAPVLSGSLRDNLLLGNPEADDADLTRVLKTTRLDGLVARLPRGLDTLVGHRGTKLSGGERQRVAIGRALLRRPRLLLLDEATSQLDAVNEAALRDTVADVARTTTVLVVAHRLSTVTMADRIVVMDAGRIRAVGTHRELVASDPLYAELAATQFLATAG